Genomic segment of Falco peregrinus isolate bFalPer1 chromosome 5, bFalPer1.pri, whole genome shotgun sequence:
AGATGCACGTCTGGCCACGCTGTAGCCTACAAAGCGGGAAGGGATGGATTGGAGCCTCGCTGCAGCGACGCTGGCTTTCACACCTTCTGTCACACAGTAACTGCCTCACAGCGACCTCTGCGCTAATGTGGatgcttccagctctgcagctggtggagcaggagcaATGGCAGGACAATGTTCAAAACACTGTGGTCAGGCGGTCCATGTAAACGGCAGTCCCCGCCTGGTGAAAGGAGACCTCTCCCTATCTGTCCCCGACACGGGGAGCCAACACCACCTATCCTTCCCAGCTACTGTCACCACTCCTGGCAGGGCTTCTTCGTTGACACAAGGGACTCTACCACTCGGACCGGGAGCAGCCGCAGGGCGCTGTTCAGCGGCGGTGCTCAGGGCTCTGTCATCTACCGCTAGTCACCACTTGCCATGAGGCTTCTCTGCAGGCGACGCAGGAGAACTGTATTGAGAAGGAGACCTGACCACGCTTCCCGCTCTCCCAGCTCTTTAATCACTTCAGGAGCAGCCCAGATGGCATCAGAGGGTGCCTTGCGTTGTAGGAGAAAGGGGCAGGACCTGCCCCTCAGGCTAATGACCTGTTTGCAGCAGGTTGGCAGTCAGGGATGAGCTGTGGAGCAGAGCGCGTAGTGCCGCCATTGGGGCTTTCCCCACGAGCCCATGCCCGGCTCCTGCCTACCGACACAGTGGGCATCCACGGCTGCACCCAGGCGTGGAGCCCAGCCGGTGCTGGTGCCTCGCTTGGTTTGCTGTTGGTACCCCCTGGACACTTGTGTGACAGCCCTGTGTCACACTGTCCTTGGCGGGCAGCGGCTGAGCCCCGAAGCTGTCGGCTGGGGCTCTGTCAGTGCACCCCCAACTCCTACCCTGGTGTGGCTGCCTTCAGCCCCTGCTGTGCGGCTGGAGCAGTGAGCTCAGGGGTGTGTGGGAGTCTCAGGAGGCTCAGGGCCCTCAGGGGTCTCAGGGGGCTTGGCAGCAGTGGGAGGTCGGAGGCCTTGGAGGGCTCAAAAGTGGTGGGTGCTCGGTAGTGGCGGGGGGCTCGGTGGGCTTGGAGGTCTCAGTAGCGGTGGAGGTCTCGGAGGACGTGGGGACTGCTGCATCTGGGAGAAACTTTCCTGGTTCATCTGATGCAAAGATTCCAGGAATGGGCTTGGGGGGGGCGAGGGCAGGTCCCATTtggtggggtgctggggggtgctggtATGGCTCATCTGAAGGGCGGCCGGAGATGGGTTCGGGGGGCGTGGAGGCCGTTCCCCTTTGGCTGGGGTCTGGAGGGTGCTGGTCTGGCTCCTCTGCTGAAAGGCGGCTGCGAATGGGGGAGGCGGTCGCGGGGGCCATGGGGAGGATGAGCGCGCTCGTTGTTCAGGCGGCAGTGTCCTCTGCTGTCTTTGGGTGCAGCTCTGAGGGGTGCTTGCGCGGCTGCTCTTGCTGTCCGGGCGGAAGCGAGAGCCATGGGTTTTCTGCTGGACTCTAGAAGCTCCAGCGACGGGCCTGTGGAGGGAGGAGGCCGCTGAGGCgctcagctgcagagggggCGCACGGACTGTCCCCCACAGCACGGCCCAGAGCTGGCAAGGCTCCccagcacgggcagagccgCTGGCACGCCTTGGCCGACGTGGACACCCGCAGCTCATGGCAGCCCCGAGCAGGGGGACTCCTCAGGGCAGGTTCGGTGGCCACCAGCCAGCGCTACTGGGCACCTCCCTGGCTGGGGCAATCTCTTGGCCCGCTCTTTCTCGTCCTGCCCTTGCTTTTGGGCAGCCACCAGGCTGCCACTCCGCGGCAGCCTGACTAGAAATGCTTCGTGGCTCTGAGCAGCCATCGAAGGAAGCAGTGTCGGGGGAATCAACAACTCACTCTTCTTTCTTCATCCACCACCGGATGATGACACAGACCAACACTATTCCAACTGGCACGGAAAGCATGGTTGCTGCTGTGCCTATCATACAGTGCCTCCGCGCATCTTGGGGACAGAGAGGACTTGCGGTGTTTGGGGGATCA
This window contains:
- the LOC129784559 gene encoding protein enabled homolog isoform X1, which codes for MWLKGAMALIQHCLLLLLLLEALRARAAWAAPWQEQEAGEDAAKVYRDAWQAVGLEPLGRPGAVAVGKAAADSQRGSRTEPLGDRTMGVPVGRTRPAPRQWDAARGWHRRGSAIEKYRAEGENESSELFEQLRHVLEEWKRGHVPSKPGEDHQSKINRAYEPGSDVISERTARADDPPNTASPLCPQDARRHCMIGTAATMLSVPVGIVLVCVIIRWWMKKEEPVAGASRVQQKTHGSRFRPDSKSSRASTPQSCTQRQQRTLPPEQRARSSSPWPPRPPPPFAAAFQQRSQTSTLQTPAKGERPPRPPNPSPAALQMSHTSTPQHPTKWDLPSPPPSPFLESLHQMNQESFSQMQQSPRPPRPPPLLRPPSPPSPPPLPSTHHF
- the LOC129784559 gene encoding protein enabled homolog isoform X3, which gives rise to MPTGNGNISPLCLLLGEDAAKVYRDAWQAVGLEPLGHPAAVAVGKAAADSQRGSRTEPLGDRTMGVPVGRTRPAPRQWDAARGWHRRGSAIEKYRAEGENESSELFEQLRHVLEEWKRGHVPSKPGEDHQSKINRAYEPGSDVISERTARADDPPNTASPLCPQDARRHCMIGTAATMLSVPVGIVLVCVIIRWWMKKEEPVAGASRVQQKTHGSRFRPDSKSSRASTPQSCTQRQQRTLPPEQRARSSSPWPPRPPPPFAAAFQQRSQTSTLQTPAKGERPPRPPNPSPAALQMSHTSTPQHPTKWDLPSPPPSPFLESLHQMNQESFSQMQQSPRPPRPPPLLRPPSPPSPPPLPSTHHF